Within the Phaseolus vulgaris cultivar G19833 chromosome 9, P. vulgaris v2.0, whole genome shotgun sequence genome, the region TCGAATCTGTAATCTTATTTATGACACGAATCCCTAAACAAATTAAGGACTTCCATGACTCTTTTGAATAATACATATTTCAATGTATCATTCATATGCTTTTAtgaaacattattattattattattattattattcacaaaatttatcaatgaattttgctttaataaactaaaatactGCATTAATacacattaatatttatttcataaaaataaaaatttctttaTCGAATTATAACTCCAATACATTATCAGAAATAATTTGTTCCAATACcgaaaataatcttttaattgCATACAactataattgaaaaataaataattcacaaTTACAACTTTGTTCTAAATAAAGTTTATGAATCATAAATATGAtccaaattttttatataatttatatttttccaaAATTAGCTCGAACACGATATCAAAAATAATGTTTCAATTgcccaaaaaataattttaattaaaaacaattataattcacaaataatcaatccaattaaatttttttatcaatttttaaatctaaggataaatgtgtaaaattacatttttatcaattaaaaaaatacaattacaCACATCagatcactcacaaacttttataatttttttctacacTTTCACTTTATTTACCTTAATCTAAATATCCTAACTTTTTTTACGCTTTCTCCTCAAATTATCTTAAATTCACTTCCTCGTTTCCATTCCATAATCAAATCCAAGGTCTTGCTAATGGATTTAGCATGTAAAAATTAGAAGTGCTTcaaggaaagaaaaggaaatatatataaatattttgagaGTATGAAAAGAAGAAACAGTGACATTTATCATGACTGGTGAGGAGACAACCTCCTCACTGCTACTGGGCTACTGGCATGGCTGTGCTAGCATGATTGCTGTTCCTGGTTCTATGCCCCttaaaaaaatgacattatAATGATTAATAATTTGGAGTTATATTCTTAATAGTTATACAACAAAATTTTACTATACTaacatttttctctcttttgtttTCTCTCATAACTCATTTCATtgtcataatatatatatcGTTATGTTATATAAAGTGTTGGAgtttcttgctgataaaaaaaaaaagaaaaagtgttgAAGTGAGTGATGCTGGAATGTCATAAATTTTTTAGCTGTCGTTTTTCGGCTCTCTTTCTATAGCTCTTACGTTACTTCTCATGATGGATTAACTAATCATAGTTTTATAATTATGACATGATTTTACATCATTGAATTTAGTGATGATGCTTATAAGCGAACACCTATGTTCACTGAGTATTCTCTTATGCGCACTCTAGATTATAGTTAGCCTGAACCATCACCAACCAAGATTCCTTCAAAATGGCGCCTGGTGTCGAGAACGAGGTTTCACTAGTTTAGCAAACTTGCATGGAAGGTTAAAGTTCTGTAATTGGAATTTCTGGAAATTTTTTCTCGCATTCCCattgtttcttcttttataGCTTTGGTTTGGTGTGGTTTTCATTCAACCGTTCCAGTTctagtttaatatatatatctCTTAAACAAGCGAAAAGCTAACTCATGTCTGTAAAAATAAGGATGTTCACAAATAGCATAAGTTGCACGAACTCATACAACTTGGAACTTTCTTAGTTTAACTTATACCGGAAAGCTTTATGCACTGATAATTAGCCATTAATGGAGGAAAAAAAACCCAAGCTTTGAAATTGTTTACGTGCTGGTGTCTGTGTtgataaaaatgaatttattacTATAAAATCTGTATATCCATACTCACTATTATTTGAATAACATACATGAAAAACTGATGACGTACAATGAATGGTGGATCAGACGTCCGAGAATGTGTTACAGATCCATGTTGTCGGTGTCTGAGGTTGTAGTCACGGAACGTAACAAATCTAGTAGAAGATCTAGCTTGACATAGGCAGGAATACATACAATAGAAGCAgtcatttaattaattatatgttaTGCAAATACATAAGGTAGGAGACAAGGAGTCTGTGTATGTAGAGCAGtaaatatatatgaatatatatataacagaCACATTTTAAACATGCTGGGGCAGAGGCCAAGAATCTATTCCGATATGAGCAGCATCTATCACCTGCTGCAACCCTACCCTATTAAAGGCAGTTGAGGTGGACATGTCCCTAACTTCAGCATTTGGACCTCCTGAGAATGCCATCAGCCCAGCATCCACCTCAACATCAGGGAAAGGGTTTGGGAAATTGCTCGGATTTTGGTTCACCCGCAAGTTATTGGCGTCACCTAGTAAATGGTACTGATAGAATGCTGTAGCCTCCTCCGTTTTGACTACTTTTGGAGCTGTTTTTTCCTTGGCCTTGAAGATGCAGTTTTGTTGTGAGTTGTGCAGGGGCTTAAAGAACAGGTCAGAAAATGAAGGATGGTTTCTGGCGTTGGTGAGTTGTGGTGATGCATGCAATGGGAAAAGATAAGGGTGAGAGTGAGAGAGGTGGTTTTGGTCTTGGTGGTGGTGAATGAGAACCGGGCTTTGTTGGGATTGACATTCTAGTTCCAATGTAAAGCAAGTTGGGCTTGCAAGTAAAGGAGGTAAAGAATTTTTTGTTGGAGACGAAGAAGCATCTGAATGTCCTTGGACTTGGACCAGTGGAGTCCTCTTTTCCCCGGATTTATGAAATATCCTGCATATCACCCACTCCTCCTGTGAAAAACAAACATTGGAACTATTATCAACATGCAATGTAAGTTTTGATTAACAACTAATGGGGATTCACAATTTCACAGGTTGGTAATGATAAAAATCAATTCAATCGATCACATCAAAAGAACCACCCAGAAGGttagtaataaataaattatgaaggAAAGTGAAAAGGGTCATGTTTGGTTGGTGAAAAGGAAAAGACATGGTGCCATACTGTGCACATAGGTGGGTCAACTCAGAAGAAGACAAAAAGTTTAGGAGGGAGTAGGAATAGGAGCAGAGAGAGGGAGGGAGATAACTTGATTCGCACGTCGCACGTGCTGTAGATTCTGCATTGTATAATATTGTTTACACCACCATTCTTCAgacaaaattgaaattttaaatatctATTAATGAGAATTTATTATACAAAGaaaggagtgtgaagaaaaatacaataataattcAGAATCCTGTCTAATTTTGATGGTTGTGTTCCGTACCTTAGAAATGTGATGAGGGTGAGGGTGGGGAAGGGAAAAGTCACCGTCCAAACGGTACTCATGCATGACCCATTTGGTCTTTTCACCACGAGGGGCCCTTCCTTTGTAGAAAACAAGGGTCTTCTTCATCCCAAGTAGGGTTCCACTTGATGCACTGAACACTTCCTTGTCCTTCCCAGTGGCTTTCCAGTACCCAGCTCCGGTGGCCCTGTTTGTTCTAAGTCCAGTTGGATATTTTCTGTCTCTCAAGCTGAACAGATACCACTCTCTCTCCCCCATCTTTGCCACATCTGCTTCCACACCCAACATTTCTGACATCAATATTCAATGCATGTACACCAGGGCATGGAAGCAAAACATGTATAACTAATTTATAGAAACCTATAAAACATCATCTCATATTTGACTTGAATCTGTAAATTAATGTACATGAACCAAGTTGGTTAATAGGGTTCATATGAATCTTTCTCCCAGGTAGCTGATTTGTCTGGCACATTAAAAAGTTCACATTTCTATCAGGGCATATATAGGTGATGAAAtaggtttattttcttttgcctCTACTTAGTATATGTTGGATGGAAAACTCTTGGGACCAATTAAAGTTGCTTAAATTTTGTTCAAACTTTGTTGGAGTTATATAGCTAGCTGTCCACTCTCGATGTTCAGCACACAAAAATTAGGAACAGGAAAAACAAGAAGATCCAAAGGAGGGAAGTTGATGACGCCATTGAAAATTTGAGGTGACATGCTAGTGGATAGCCCACAATATATGTCTTAGTTTTCACGAATTAACCTAAATATGAGGCCGAAAACAGCAGGAACTGTAACtaataataagataaatttCTAAAACTCTATTACTTCATCTGACTCTGaacaaacataaaatattatctacTGTCAACATTTTTTCTCTTATAATTTGTTTGATGAAACTCAAGGTGCACACCATTCTTGTGAGGGTTTGGGCAGAAGAATACAAAtacatctatatatatattgatgttACCTGGAAGTTCCCACGGCTCACATCTATTGAGATCAACCTCAGCAAACTTGACACTAGTGAAGCTCCCATTGAAGACTTTTGAAGCCAAGTAAAAGGTTATAAGTTCTTCATCAGTGGGGTGAAACCTGAAACCCGGTGGCAGACCTTGCTCGTTTCTCTTTTCATGATCACTAAGTTCACACAGTAGGTCTTCCATTGCCAGCATGTCCTCCTAAAATATCCACTCAAACCTCTTCTTTTTTATGCAAAGAAAAGTGAAAGACTGAACCGATAGCTAGCTTTAAGAACAGGAAAATATTGATGAGGTAAAGGGATTGGAGTGAGATATATAATGAATGTTATAAAGGGAGTTCTGAAAACGAGGGGAGGAGTAGATCGAAACCAACAGCTAAACAGGTATACGTATGAACCTAAACGTGGACATACAGTACAGAATCAAATTTTTCGAAAGAGTAAATTAGTTTAAAACCAGAGAGGATCACTATAAACTATAGCATTTAGTGACTGTGTTTCTAACCAAAACttataatgaataaaaatacaAGCAAAACTAAGGCACTGTGTTGCATAAATAGTGTAGCTCATTCCAAATATGTagttattactattatatatagTCAAATTTGTCGtacaatattaaatttataaaaaaaatagctcCCTATCTTTCCTCGATAAAAAAAGGAGATTAAAAGATAACTCTATATTCTATTTAAAATTGCGTTAATGGTATAAAATAGGTCTAAACTTGGATACTCGTTCTTATAATTGCAGTGGTCCACTTAAGATAAGGTTGTTTAACTCCATTTATTGGAGGTAAGCTAAACACCAATTTCATAAAGTCGTTATTCTTTAAAGTTGATTTTGAAGTTTCTAAACAACTTTTTAAATGGGAAAGTTTTCATCACATAAAAAACTGTAAT harbors:
- the LOC137821297 gene encoding protein CUP-SHAPED COTYLEDON 3, which gives rise to MLAMEDLLCELSDHEKRNEQGLPPGFRFHPTDEELITFYLASKVFNGSFTSVKFAEVDLNRCEPWELPDVAKMGEREWYLFSLRDRKYPTGLRTNRATGAGYWKATGKDKEVFSASSGTLLGMKKTLVFYKGRAPRGEKTKWVMHEYRLDGDFSLPHPHPHHISKEEWVICRIFHKSGEKRTPLVQVQGHSDASSSPTKNSLPPLLASPTCFTLELECQSQQSPVLIHHHQDQNHLSHSHPYLFPLHASPQLTNARNHPSFSDLFFKPLHNSQQNCIFKAKEKTAPKVVKTEEATAFYQYHLLGDANNLRVNQNPSNFPNPFPDVEVDAGLMAFSGGPNAEVRDMSTSTAFNRVGLQQVIDAAHIGIDSWPLPQHV